A window of the Gloeobacter morelensis MG652769 genome harbors these coding sequences:
- a CDS encoding AAA family ATPase produces MTTKPNSTQGNTHACRGGRDWQLNIWHRMAVSNAVQQTFFRLQIIRNTAMPSLAPTKYYLRAEEGLALRALEARVGQKTLILEGPPGTGKTAFSQFLAERWGAQYLYLLSHNWLSDEELFVGVHVGRVAAGVEHPEEAYQLGILARAAVASQAGPVVICLDEIDKAPQRAEALLLDFLQHGRVFGPTGEVWQAKCSNLTVVLTTNGVRPLMEATLRRGLRVKMTFLPPATEADIVRQATGAPMGAIRCAVRMAGVIRKGGATAPSLQEIRNLMGDLAIAHDAADVRRLIEGWLCKEPEDWQALTAAMGDTPEAILWGEYRRASK; encoded by the coding sequence GTGACGACCAAGCCCAATAGCACCCAGGGCAACACCCACGCCTGTAGGGGCGGGCGCGACTGGCAACTCAATATCTGGCACCGCATGGCCGTGTCGAATGCAGTGCAGCAAACCTTTTTTAGACTTCAAATTATAAGGAACACCGCCATGCCTTCTCTGGCCCCCACGAAATATTATCTGCGTGCTGAAGAGGGCTTGGCCCTGCGGGCGCTCGAAGCGCGTGTTGGACAAAAAACCCTCATTCTTGAGGGTCCCCCGGGCACGGGAAAAACGGCTTTCAGCCAGTTTTTGGCTGAACGATGGGGGGCGCAGTACCTCTACCTACTCAGCCACAACTGGCTAAGCGACGAAGAACTTTTCGTCGGCGTTCACGTCGGCCGGGTGGCAGCCGGCGTGGAGCACCCCGAAGAGGCATATCAGCTCGGAATACTGGCCCGGGCTGCCGTGGCTTCTCAGGCAGGGCCAGTCGTGATCTGCCTGGACGAAATCGACAAAGCCCCGCAGCGGGCTGAAGCCTTGCTGCTGGATTTCCTCCAGCACGGTAGGGTTTTTGGTCCTACCGGTGAGGTATGGCAGGCGAAATGCTCAAACCTCACGGTGGTGCTCACCACCAATGGAGTGAGACCTCTGATGGAGGCCACTCTCCGCCGAGGCTTGCGGGTCAAAATGACCTTCTTGCCGCCTGCCACCGAGGCAGATATTGTGCGCCAGGCAACTGGTGCACCCATGGGAGCGATCCGCTGTGCTGTGCGGATGGCGGGGGTTATCCGGAAAGGGGGAGCAACGGCTCCCTCCCTTCAGGAAATCCGTAACCTGATGGGCGACCTGGCGATCGCCCACGACGCAGCCGATGTACGGCGGCTAATCGAAGGCTGGCTCTGCAAAGAGCCAGAAGACTGGCAGGCTTTAACCGCTGCCATGGGCGACACCCCAGAGGCGATCCTCTGGGGTGAATACCGACGGGCATCCAAGTGA
- a CDS encoding nuclease-related domain-containing protein, with the protein MAWQELDPACALMVSLPLGLGALYPMAMANRHWQGAENAARGARAEESVGRILAHLPEGWWVEYGLVVAGFGGDLDVIAVSPSGKAFVVDVKSHRGEVSFESGQLLRRRGRHREAFERDFLSALLRQARALEMAQHLHTVAPVLCFTDASLRLPKAKVRGVWVVRSRDLLDFLRSHG; encoded by the coding sequence ATGGCCTGGCAAGAGCTAGATCCGGCGTGTGCCCTTATGGTGAGCCTGCCGCTAGGACTGGGCGCCCTGTACCCGATGGCCATGGCGAACCGCCACTGGCAAGGTGCCGAGAATGCGGCACGTGGAGCGAGAGCCGAAGAATCGGTAGGCCGGATACTTGCTCACCTGCCGGAAGGATGGTGGGTGGAGTACGGTCTGGTGGTTGCAGGTTTTGGCGGGGATCTCGATGTCATTGCAGTGTCACCTTCAGGCAAGGCTTTCGTCGTCGATGTCAAGAGCCACCGGGGCGAGGTCAGCTTCGAGTCCGGACAGCTCCTGCGTCGCCGCGGCAGACACCGGGAAGCTTTCGAGAGAGACTTTCTGTCCGCGCTGCTGCGGCAGGCCCGTGCTCTTGAGATGGCCCAACACCTACACACGGTCGCTCCTGTGCTGTGTTTTACAGACGCCTCGCTGCGTTTGCCGAAGGCGAAGGTGCGGGGCGTGTGGGTAGTGCGATCGAGAGATCTGCTCGATTTTCTGCGCTCCCACGGTTGA
- a CDS encoding DNA methyltransferase has product MLNFSEAGHRVEPGQIWELGRHRLLVGDALKTNHYPAEGVDLVLTDPPFEMPAREQIAACKRAANAWIVAGCGPQYAKLVCLSGVRFWWEVVCLRNAPHSLEGWAGPHSLHWGNAFLTTGGEHLFDRSLATGRFRSGNYFPSVIGPYKSAGGGEHAKPLGWALDLLACCHARTVADPFAGSGTVLIACEKLGKTCYATEIDPERCRLILARWEHATRGKAKPL; this is encoded by the coding sequence ATGCTGAATTTCTCAGAGGCTGGGCACCGGGTTGAGCCGGGGCAAATCTGGGAACTTGGCCGCCATCGGCTGCTGGTGGGCGACGCCCTAAAGACCAATCACTACCCGGCCGAAGGGGTGGACCTGGTACTCACCGATCCACCCTTCGAGATGCCTGCGCGCGAGCAGATCGCCGCCTGCAAGCGGGCGGCCAACGCCTGGATCGTCGCCGGGTGCGGTCCGCAGTATGCAAAACTGGTCTGCCTGAGTGGGGTGCGATTTTGGTGGGAGGTCGTTTGCCTCAGAAACGCACCCCATTCGCTTGAAGGCTGGGCCGGGCCACACTCACTGCACTGGGGCAATGCGTTCCTCACCACCGGCGGCGAACACCTATTCGATCGCTCCCTCGCTACGGGCAGGTTCAGATCCGGAAACTACTTCCCCTCGGTGATAGGCCCCTACAAATCGGCTGGCGGTGGCGAGCATGCCAAACCTCTGGGATGGGCTTTGGATCTGCTCGCCTGCTGCCACGCCCGTACCGTCGCCGACCCGTTCGCAGGCTCAGGCACGGTGCTCATCGCCTGCGAAAAACTGGGCAAAACTTGCTACGCCACCGAAATCGACCCCGAGCGCTGCCGGCTCATCCTGGCGCGCTGGGAACACGCCACCAGGGGCAAAGCCAAACCGCTGTAG